GCGAGCAGGTGCAGCAGTATGTGACGCAGCTGGAAAAGCAACTGCCCAGCAAGGCGGAGATGGCAGCTCTGCTTTCCGATATCAACCAGGCCGGCTTGGGACGTAGTCTGCAGTTTGAAGTATTCCGCCCTGGCGCCATGGTGACCAAGGAGTACTACGCCGAGCTGCCAATCACCCTGAAGGTGACGGGGCGCTATCACGACATCGGTGCTTTTGCCTCGGATATCGCTTTTCTGTCGCGTATCGTGACCTTGAACAATCTGTCCATCGCCCCGGGCGGCAAGGACACGGATGTGCTGTCCATGGATGCTACGGCACGGACATTCCGCTATCTGGATGCGGACGAAGTCAAGGCGCAGCGCAACGCGGCCAAGGGGAAGAAATGAGCAGAGCATTCTTGAGCCCTGTCTGGCTGGTCCTGATGAGCAGTGCTTTGCTGTCGGCTTGCACCTCCTCCGAGGAGGAGCAACTGCGTGAGTGGTTGGCGCAGGAGCGTGCCAATGCCAGGCCTCGCGTGACGCCTCTGGAGGAGCCCAAGCCTTTCAAGCCCCAGGCCTATACAGGGGCTGATGGCATGGAACCCTTCAATCCGCTCAAGCTGATCCAGGTGCTGCGCAAGGAGTCTGCGCAATCCAACATCAGCACGGCGTTGCTCACGCCAGAGCTGAGTCGTCGCAAGGAGCCGCTGGAGGCCGAGCCGCTGGACACCATGACCATGGTGGGCAGTCTCGACAAAAAGAACGTGCCCACGGCCTTGGTCAAGGTCGGCGGCCTGCTCTATCAGGTACGTGTCGGTAACTATCTGGGGCAGAACTACGGAAAGATCACCAAGATTACGGAAAACTCCATCCAGCTAAGAGAAATTGTCCAGGATGGCGGTGGTGACTGGATTGAAAGAACAAGCACTTTGGAGTTGCAGGAGGTTGGCAAATGATGGGTATTAATCGCAGCACTATGGCGAAGGCCCGTTGGGGTCTGACCCTGAGCGGCCTTTTGCTTTCTTCGGCAGCTTGGGCGCAAGCCCGCATTGAGGCTGTTACAGGTGCTTTGCAGTCAGGCTCCGAGGTCATTCGCGTCGAGCTGTCCGAACCGCTGGCTGCAGACCCGACCGGATTCGTGGTTCAGTCTCCGGCGCGTATCGCTCTGGATTTTCCGGGTGTGAGCAATGGCTCAGGCAAGTCGTTGCTTGAATTCAATCAGGGCAATCTGCGTTCGGCAAATCTGGTGGAAGCATCGGGTCGCTCACGTCTGGTATTGAACCTGAAGACGGCCACGACCTATCGCTTGCAGCGCCAGGGCAAATCCTTGCTGATCTTGCTCGATCCCGCAGGTGCCGCGACAACCGCTGCAGCTGCGGCTCCTGTCATGGCTCCGGTGTTTGAGAACAAGACGGCAGCCTCTGATGCGGCTCCGATTCGCGGTATCGACTTTCGCCGTGGTAGCGATGGCTCCGGCCGGGTTGTAGTCAGCCTTGGCAGCAGCCAGGTGGGGGTGGATCTGAGGCAGGAGGGCAAGGGCCTGACAGTGGACTTTCTGCGCACTGCCCTGCCTGAAAATTTGCGCAAGAAGCTTGATGTGGGAGATTTCGGTACGCCTGTGCAAACGATATCGACCACTCAGCAAGGTGACCGAGTGCGCATGCGCATCGACCCGGTGGGTGACTGGGAGCACAGCGCCTACCAGAGCGACAGTCAGTTCGTGGTGGAAGTGCGCCAGAAAAAGGTCGACACCAGCAAGTTGACGCAAGGCCCGGGCTACAGCGGCGAAAAGCTGTCGCTCAATTTCCAGAATATTGAAGTGCGCTCTTTGCTGCAGGTCATTGCGGACTTCACCAACTTCAATATCGTCACCTCGGACACGGTGACAGGTGCCTTGACTCTGCGTCTCAAGGATGTGCCCTGGGACCAGGCGCTGCAGATCATCATGGATGCCAAAGGACTGGGCATGCGCAAGTCCGGCTCCGTGCTCTGGATCGCTCCCAAGGACGAGATCGATGCGCGCACCAAGCGTGACTACGAAGCGGCCATGGAGATTCAGAAGCTCGAGCCCTTGCGCACACAAGGCTTCCAGCTCAACTACGCCAAGGCCGCAGACATCCTGCAGCAGATCACGACCTCGACGGGCGGTGGCGGTGGTGGCGCCGGAGCCAGCACACGCTTCTTGTCCACGCGCGGCTCGGCTATTTCCGAGCCTCGCACCAACCAGCTGTTTGTGACCGACACGCCGACCAAGCTCGATGAAATGAAAGCCTTGTTGGTCAAGCTGGATGTGCCCGTGCGTCAGGTCATGATCGAGGCCCGCATTGTGGAGGCACGCGATACCTTTGGTCGTTCGCTGGGCGTGAAGTTCGGCGGAGGGGCTGTTGGCAGCAATGCATCCATGACATCGTCCCAGTTTCTGCCGGATGGCAATTCCGGAGCGACCCCCAAGTTTCCGAGCGGCAACTTTGTCAATTTGCCGGCCAGTGTTGCTGGTGTTAACACCGTGGGGCAGGTCGCTTTTTCGGTCTTCAATAGCTCGATGACGCGTTTCCTGTCCCTGGAGCTGTCCGCTCTGGAAGCTGAAGGCGACGGCAAGATCATCTCCAACCCCCGTCTGGTGACAGCAGACCAGAACAAGGCCTTGATCGAGCAAGGCACGGAGTATCCTTATTCCGTCACGGCGCCGAACGGCGCCACGACGATTGCGTTCAAGAAGGCCGTGCTGAAGCTCGAAGTGACACCGCAGATTACCCCTGAAGGCGACATCATTCTGGATCTGGATGTGAACAAGGACAGCCGCGGTGAGACCACGACTCAGGGCGTCGCCATTGATACCAAGCATGTCAAGACCCAGGTGCTGGTCGAGAATGGCGGCACGGTCGTGATCGGCGGCATCTTTGAGATGGAGGAGACCAATCAGCTCAACAAGGTACCGCTGTTCGGAGATCTGCCTGTGTTGGGGCACTTGTTCCGTAGCAACACCAAGGCCTCGAGCAAGCGTGAAATGCTGGTTTTCATCACTCCCAAGATGCTGAGTCAGGCGCGCAGCACCAGCAAATAGGCGTTATCCGTTTTTACATAGGGCCCGCATGATTTGATGCGGGCCTTTTCGTTTGTAATATCTGCGGCCTGCGAGAATCACGGACTGGCCGGATTGGCGGATGACGGTAACGCGATGACTGTTCTAAAGAAATTTCATATTGCTCTTGTGGGTTTGCCAGGCTCCGGCAAATCCACCATCGGACGCTATTTGGCCAAGCGTTGGTCCATGCCTTTTGTGGATGTGGACGTGGCTATCGAAGAGCATATCGGCTGCACGATTCGTGACTTTTTTGCCAAGGAAGGCGAGTCCAGATTCAGGGATGTAGAGCAGGAGGTCCTGGCCGCGCTGCTGGCACGCGTTGAAAAAACCGTGGTTGCCACAGGTGGCGGTGCCGTGCTTAAGGCTGAAAACCGGCAAGAGCTGGCCGAGCATGCACAGGTGGTCTATCTGAGTGCTTCGCCCCATGAAATTGCCAAGCGTCTGCAGCGAGACACGCAGCGCCCCTTGCTGCAGGTGGACAATCCTTTGCAGCGCTTGCTGGATTTGCATGCCATCAGGGATCCGCTCTACAAGGAGGTGGCGGATTTTGTGGTGGCAGGAAGCGGCCTGTCCGCGACTCAGGTGGCTCAGCGAGTGGCCATGCAGATTGAACTCGGTCAGCATTCCTGATTGCGCTGAAAAGCTTGTTGGTCAATACATTGCGTGTGGTTCCTGCTATGTATTTTGAGAGAGGTTGAACGTGGAAACAGTGCATATTGATCTGGGAGAGCGCAGCTATCCCATCGTGATTGCAGAGGGCTTGCTGGCCCAGAGCTCCACCTGGCAGGCATTGCCCAAGGCAGCGGCGGCTCTGGTCGTGACGAATGATGTCGTGGCCCCGCTTTATCTGTCTGCACTCAAGCAGGCTTTGAGCAGCCAGTACGCCCAGGTTCATGCGGTGGTGCTGCCCGATGGCGAAGCGCACAAGGACTGGCAGACGCTGAACCTGATTTTTGACGCCCTGCTGCAGCATGCTTGCGATCGCAAGACGGTGCTGTTTGCACTGGGCGGCGGCGTGGTGGGGGATATGACGGGTTTTGCGGCCGCTAGCTATATGCGCGGCGTGCCTTTTGTGCAGGTGCCGACCACGCTGCTGTCCCAGGTCGACTCTTCGGTGGGAGGCAAGACCGCCATCAACCACCCGCTGGGCAAGAACATGATTGGGGCCTTCTACCAGCCGCAGCTGGTGCTCTGCGATCTTGCTACGCTGGATACCCTGCCCGAGCGCGAGTTGAGCGCAGGTCTGGGGGAAATCATCAAATACGGCCCTATTGCCGATATGCAGTTCTTCGACTGGCTTGAGCAGAACATGGATGGCCTGCTGCGCCGTGATCGCGCGCTGCTCGCCCATGCCGTCAAGCGAAGTGTGGAGATCAAGGCCTGGGTCGTGGGGCAGGACGAGAAGGAAGCGGGTCTTCGCGCGATTCTCAATTTTGGTCATACCTTCGGTCATGCGATCGAGGCCGGCATGGGTTATGGCAACTGGCTGCACGGTGAAGGTGTGGCGGCAGGCATGGTGATGGCGGCGGAACTGTCCCAACGTCTTGGCCTGGTGGAGGCGAGCTTTGTCTCGCGTCTGCGCAAGCTGATTGAGCGAGCGGGCTTGCCGGTGCGCGCAGCGGTCATCGATGCCCTGGACAATGCTGGTCGCTATCTGGAGCTGATGCGGGTCGACAAGAAATCCGAAGCCGGTGAAATCCGCTTTGTGCTGATCGATGGTCCCGGCAAGGCGGTGATGAGGTCGGCACCCGACGCGCTGGTGCGTGAAGTGATCGACAGTTGCTGTGCTTGATGGCTGGCGCTATGTGAGCAGACCCTGAGGGGAGGCGAGTCCATAGCTGTTAGAGTCATTGCATCGAGTTGTTGAGGCGATTTGCATGACCGCTCTGGCTTCCTACGCCTGCCATCCCCAGCAAAGCCGCGGGCGTCGCTTTGCTGAGCCCCCCGCTCCCACGCGCAGCGACTTTCAGCGCGATCGGGATCGCATTGTTCACTCCTCAGCCTTCAGGCGACTGGTTTACAAGACCCAGGTCTTTGTGAACCATGAGGGTGATCTGTTCCGAACCCGGCTCACGCATTCTCTGGAAGTGGCGCAACTGGGGCGCTCCATCGCGCGTTCTTTGCGGCTGGATGAAGACCTGGTTGAAGCCATCTGTCTGGCGCATGATCTGGGGCACACGCCTTTTGGGCATGCGGGGCAGGATGCGCTCAATGAATGCATGAAGCCCCATGGCGGCTTTGAGCACAATCTGCAAAGCCTGCGTGTAGTGGACAGGTTGGAGGAGCGTTATCCTGCCTTTGACGGTCTGAACCTGACTTTTGAAACGCGCGAGGGAATTCTCAAGCATTGCTCGCTCAACAATGCGCAATTGCTGAATGCACGTGAGCCCGGCGGCGTGGCTCAGCGTTTTCTGGATGGCACTCAGCCTTCTCTGGAGGCGCAGCTATGCAATCTGGCGGATGCGATTGCCTATAACGCCCATGATGTGGACGACGGCGTTCGATCGGGTTTGATCACCATGGCCCAGCTGCGTGAAGCCGTGCCGTTGTTTGCCCGCTATTACGCCTCGACATTGGCGGATTGGCCCGATCTGGCTCTGCCGGATGCTCAGCGCAAGTTGCTCTATGAGAGCATTCGCCGCATGCTCAGTGACCAGGTCTATGACGTCATTCATCACTCACAGGCCGGTATTGAGCGGGCGGCTGTGCGCTCGGTGCAGGAGGTTCGCCAGCAAGGCCGGACGCTGATCGGTTTCAGCGAAGAGATGAAAGCGCAGTCCCTGGTGCTAAAGCAGTTCCTGTTCAGGCAGCTCTATCGGCACCCTCAAGTCATGCAGACCATGAACAGTGCCCAGCAAGTTGTGAAAGAGCTGTTTGCCGCTTATATGGTGGAGCCTGAACGCATGAAACCGCGCTTTGTTCAGCGTGCCCATATCGTCACTACCCTGCATGAACGAGCGCGAGTGGTGGCAGACTTTATTGCGGGTATGACGGATCGTTATGCGGCGCGCGAACATGAGCGCATCACCGGGCTTAGGCTGCTGGGCGAGGCCTGATGGAAGCTCGCCAACGGTCTTGCTGCCAGTGGCGAGCATGGCACAGGCCGGATCGCTAAAATAGCGGTTCTGTGTATCTAGAGCCGGAATATTTCCCGCCCAGTGCGCATTCTTTGGGGGCGATGGCCCCCGTTTGCATTTTGGAGGGCCCTGTCATGACCGAAACTTCAACCATCGCCGATCAGGCTTTCCCGCCGGAGCTTGTGATTGCGGATACCGTGCGCTGGCTGGAAAAGGCCGTGATAGGTCTCAACCTATGCCCTTTCGCCAAAGGCGTGCATGT
This region of Comamonas thiooxydans genomic DNA includes:
- the aroB gene encoding 3-dehydroquinate synthase → MNVETVHIDLGERSYPIVIAEGLLAQSSTWQALPKAAAALVVTNDVVAPLYLSALKQALSSQYAQVHAVVLPDGEAHKDWQTLNLIFDALLQHACDRKTVLFALGGGVVGDMTGFAAASYMRGVPFVQVPTTLLSQVDSSVGGKTAINHPLGKNMIGAFYQPQLVLCDLATLDTLPERELSAGLGEIIKYGPIADMQFFDWLEQNMDGLLRRDRALLAHAVKRSVEIKAWVVGQDEKEAGLRAILNFGHTFGHAIEAGMGYGNWLHGEGVAAGMVMAAELSQRLGLVEASFVSRLRKLIERAGLPVRAAVIDALDNAGRYLELMRVDKKSEAGEIRFVLIDGPGKAVMRSAPDALVREVIDSCCA
- the pilQ gene encoding type IV pilus secretin PilQ; translation: MMGINRSTMAKARWGLTLSGLLLSSAAWAQARIEAVTGALQSGSEVIRVELSEPLAADPTGFVVQSPARIALDFPGVSNGSGKSLLEFNQGNLRSANLVEASGRSRLVLNLKTATTYRLQRQGKSLLILLDPAGAATTAAAAAPVMAPVFENKTAASDAAPIRGIDFRRGSDGSGRVVVSLGSSQVGVDLRQEGKGLTVDFLRTALPENLRKKLDVGDFGTPVQTISTTQQGDRVRMRIDPVGDWEHSAYQSDSQFVVEVRQKKVDTSKLTQGPGYSGEKLSLNFQNIEVRSLLQVIADFTNFNIVTSDTVTGALTLRLKDVPWDQALQIIMDAKGLGMRKSGSVLWIAPKDEIDARTKRDYEAAMEIQKLEPLRTQGFQLNYAKAADILQQITTSTGGGGGGAGASTRFLSTRGSAISEPRTNQLFVTDTPTKLDEMKALLVKLDVPVRQVMIEARIVEARDTFGRSLGVKFGGGAVGSNASMTSSQFLPDGNSGATPKFPSGNFVNLPASVAGVNTVGQVAFSVFNSSMTRFLSLELSALEAEGDGKIISNPRLVTADQNKALIEQGTEYPYSVTAPNGATTIAFKKAVLKLEVTPQITPEGDIILDLDVNKDSRGETTTQGVAIDTKHVKTQVLVENGGTVVIGGIFEMEETNQLNKVPLFGDLPVLGHLFRSNTKASSKREMLVFITPKMLSQARSTSK
- a CDS encoding pilus assembly protein PilP, whose amino-acid sequence is MSRAFLSPVWLVLMSSALLSACTSSEEEQLREWLAQERANARPRVTPLEEPKPFKPQAYTGADGMEPFNPLKLIQVLRKESAQSNISTALLTPELSRRKEPLEAEPLDTMTMVGSLDKKNVPTALVKVGGLLYQVRVGNYLGQNYGKITKITENSIQLREIVQDGGGDWIERTSTLELQEVGK
- a CDS encoding deoxyguanosinetriphosphate triphosphohydrolase — protein: MTALASYACHPQQSRGRRFAEPPAPTRSDFQRDRDRIVHSSAFRRLVYKTQVFVNHEGDLFRTRLTHSLEVAQLGRSIARSLRLDEDLVEAICLAHDLGHTPFGHAGQDALNECMKPHGGFEHNLQSLRVVDRLEERYPAFDGLNLTFETREGILKHCSLNNAQLLNAREPGGVAQRFLDGTQPSLEAQLCNLADAIAYNAHDVDDGVRSGLITMAQLREAVPLFARYYASTLADWPDLALPDAQRKLLYESIRRMLSDQVYDVIHHSQAGIERAAVRSVQEVRQQGRTLIGFSEEMKAQSLVLKQFLFRQLYRHPQVMQTMNSAQQVVKELFAAYMVEPERMKPRFVQRAHIVTTLHERARVVADFIAGMTDRYAAREHERITGLRLLGEA
- a CDS encoding shikimate kinase; the protein is MTVLKKFHIALVGLPGSGKSTIGRYLAKRWSMPFVDVDVAIEEHIGCTIRDFFAKEGESRFRDVEQEVLAALLARVEKTVVATGGGAVLKAENRQELAEHAQVVYLSASPHEIAKRLQRDTQRPLLQVDNPLQRLLDLHAIRDPLYKEVADFVVAGSGLSATQVAQRVAMQIELGQHS
- a CDS encoding type 4a pilus biogenesis protein PilO: MAKKKKSLDIDFAALQERIQRQFRNLDPNDPSVWPALPKALLYVAVAVVVAALLWFVVLKDYEAELDAERATEVTLREDYSKKMVKAVSLEGLKKQREQVQQYVTQLEKQLPSKAEMAALLSDINQAGLGRSLQFEVFRPGAMVTKEYYAELPITLKVTGRYHDIGAFASDIAFLSRIVTLNNLSIAPGGKDTDVLSMDATARTFRYLDADEVKAQRNAAKGKK